In a single window of the Halolamina litorea genome:
- a CDS encoding ABC transporter permease, whose product MSTQTDTSSDTVVAGSFEGDLRRYLRGLGGLLAFLAVWWVGAITTQPSYLVPSPLDSARAFADLFTTSAEIVVPVLGSNLVLPTGLAHLAQTLFHYVPGLLLGAACGMGLGLAMGWNGALDDWLRPLVRVLRLIPPLAWVVFAIVWFGIHHTGAAFIVFVGAFWINFYGAYGGVEGVSSDLTDAASTLGVERDLSMLKLVALPSAAPQLLTGFRTSIGRCWMIVVGAELFGAPGVGYEIINASNNLAMATSVAYMILISVAFLCMDVGFRLLERRVLAWR is encoded by the coding sequence ATGAGCACGCAGACCGACACCAGCTCCGACACGGTCGTCGCCGGCAGCTTCGAGGGAGACCTGCGTCGGTACCTACGCGGGTTGGGCGGGCTCCTCGCCTTCCTCGCCGTCTGGTGGGTCGGCGCGATAACGACACAGCCGTCGTATCTGGTCCCGAGCCCCCTCGATTCGGCACGGGCGTTCGCCGACTTGTTCACGACTTCGGCCGAGATCGTTGTCCCGGTTCTCGGGTCGAACCTAGTGCTGCCGACCGGGCTCGCGCACTTGGCACAGACGTTGTTCCACTACGTGCCCGGACTGCTTCTCGGTGCGGCCTGTGGGATGGGTCTCGGACTGGCGATGGGCTGGAACGGCGCGCTCGACGACTGGCTGCGACCGCTCGTCCGGGTACTGCGGCTGATCCCGCCACTGGCGTGGGTCGTCTTCGCGATCGTCTGGTTCGGCATCCATCATACCGGGGCAGCATTCATCGTGTTCGTCGGCGCGTTCTGGATCAACTTCTACGGGGCCTACGGTGGCGTGGAAGGCGTCTCGAGCGACCTGACCGACGCGGCGTCGACGCTCGGCGTGGAGCGTGACCTCTCGATGCTAAAGCTCGTCGCGCTCCCGAGTGCCGCTCCCCAACTACTGACCGGGTTCCGGACGAGTATCGGTCGCTGCTGGATGATCGTCGTCGGCGCCGAACTGTTCGGCGCACCCGGCGTCGGCTACGAGATCATCAACGCCTCGAACAACCTCGCGATGGCGACGAGCGTGGCGTACATGATCCTGATCAGCGTGGCGTTCCTCTGTATGGACGTCGGGTTCCGGCTGCTCGAACGGAGGGTCCTCGCATGGCGTTGA
- a CDS encoding ABC transporter ATP-binding protein produces the protein MALRSDGPDRDRPEKISIENVSRSYESTRALADVSFSIEEGEFCCVVGPSGCGKTTLLRAVAGLDDPDDGSIRVGGEPVTGPGLDRGMVFQEYALFPWRSVRGNIRFGLDRPACDCADCEARVRELIDLVGLDGFEYAYPKELSGGMKQRVGIARALAVDPEILLMDEPFGSLDARTRDRLHAELLDIWARTGQTVMFVTHDIDEAVMLADRVVVMGTDPGTVQATFSVDLERPRERTTREFVDHVARIRAELGGSSDSTQ, from the coding sequence ATGGCGTTGAGGTCGGACGGACCCGATCGGGACCGACCCGAGAAGATCAGTATCGAGAACGTCAGCCGGTCCTACGAGTCGACCCGAGCGCTCGCCGACGTGTCGTTCTCGATCGAGGAGGGTGAGTTCTGCTGTGTCGTCGGCCCGTCCGGGTGTGGGAAGACCACGCTGTTGCGGGCGGTCGCCGGGCTCGACGATCCGGACGACGGGTCAATACGCGTCGGCGGGGAGCCGGTCACCGGGCCCGGACTGGACAGAGGGATGGTGTTTCAGGAGTACGCGCTGTTCCCTTGGCGGTCGGTCCGTGGGAACATCCGGTTCGGCCTCGACCGTCCGGCGTGTGACTGTGCGGACTGTGAGGCGCGGGTCCGAGAGTTGATCGACCTCGTCGGCCTCGACGGCTTCGAGTACGCGTATCCGAAGGAGTTGTCCGGCGGCATGAAACAGCGCGTCGGGATCGCCCGCGCGCTCGCCGTAGATCCCGAGATCCTTCTGATGGACGAACCGTTCGGCAGTCTCGACGCCCGGACGCGCGACAGGCTCCACGCCGAACTGCTCGACATCTGGGCCCGAACCGGACAGACCGTGATGTTCGTCACGCACGACATCGACGAGGCGGTGATGCTCGCTGATCGGGTGGTCGTCATGGGTACAGACCCGGGAACGGTGCAGGCGACGTTCTCGGTCGACCTGGAGCGTCCCCGTGAACGGACGACCCGTGAGTTCGTGGACCACGTCGCGCGTATCAGGGCCGAACTCGGCGGTTCGAGCGACAGTACCCAATAG
- a CDS encoding helix-turn-helix domain-containing protein, which yields MREFAITIEYEEGVDPLMDVFIDHPEMHSRTTNCHVSGDSMWRVDRIAGPETALERIEDVYLSTQHCNECVGSRHCHTDWEHELIESHHSRRTFYTYRPTIGDCCSIPQLACIFLREGFVCAVERRSNQYHWRFLMREGGDPSGLYEAIQDELRDGLSVSFQQIQQPTHWADEGVSLAELPNEQREAVETAVRMGYYKTPRDASMADIADELSIPHSTLQYRLQEAESWIIGCFVSKSMSADGNWSLQCDKLPS from the coding sequence ATGCGGGAGTTTGCGATCACAATCGAGTACGAAGAGGGGGTAGACCCCTTGATGGACGTGTTCATCGACCATCCAGAGATGCATTCTCGGACGACGAACTGTCATGTGTCGGGCGACAGTATGTGGCGAGTCGATCGTATCGCTGGACCCGAAACGGCACTCGAACGCATTGAGGACGTGTATCTCAGTACACAACACTGCAACGAGTGTGTTGGATCGCGTCATTGTCACACAGATTGGGAGCACGAACTCATCGAAAGTCACCATTCTCGGCGAACGTTCTACACGTATCGACCGACTATAGGTGACTGCTGTTCGATCCCGCAGTTGGCCTGTATATTCCTCAGAGAGGGCTTTGTCTGTGCTGTCGAGCGTCGATCAAACCAGTATCACTGGCGATTCCTGATGCGCGAGGGTGGCGATCCGAGCGGGCTCTACGAGGCGATTCAAGACGAGTTGCGTGACGGGCTCTCGGTCTCGTTCCAGCAGATACAACAACCCACACACTGGGCTGACGAGGGAGTTTCACTTGCAGAACTTCCCAACGAACAGCGAGAGGCAGTCGAAACGGCGGTTCGAATGGGCTATTACAAGACGCCGCGTGACGCTTCGATGGCCGACATCGCAGACGAACTGTCTATTCCGCACTCGACACTCCAGTATCGCTTACAGGAGGCCGAATCTTGGATTATCGGATGTTTCGTCTCTAAGTCAATGTCGGCTGATGGTAACTGGTCGCTTCAGTGTGACAAACTCCCAAGCTGA
- a CDS encoding NADH:flavin oxidoreductase: protein MTLFDTTTLNELSLENRIGLAPMTRVSATDDGRATELMAQYYRRFAEGGFSFLVTEGAYPDEVYSQGYLNQPGLATDEHVESWRQVTEAVHDAGIPILAQLMHAGAQTQGNPHVDGEQAIAPSSVQPNGKKAESFGGSGEFPTPKAATVDELTEIRESFVSSAKNARSAGFDGAEVHAANGYLLHEFLSADFNQRDDEYGGTPANRVRFPREVVAAVEEATPDDFVVGVRVSQTAVSDEEYRWPEGEEAAAVFFEQFSAAGVDYIHVTEPDATTPAFGDKGPTLAEAAAEYSTDDTVIIDNGGLGTPDAAREKIEAGADLVTLATSALANPDWPNRVADGDELTAFDPADYLVPSAELSDHEVSKDSAPADD from the coding sequence GTGACGTTGTTCGACACAACTACGCTGAACGAGTTGTCCCTGGAGAACCGAATCGGTCTCGCACCAATGACACGTGTGAGCGCCACCGACGACGGCCGTGCAACCGAGTTGATGGCACAGTACTACCGGCGGTTCGCCGAGGGAGGGTTTTCGTTCCTCGTCACCGAGGGTGCGTACCCCGACGAGGTGTACAGTCAAGGGTATCTAAATCAACCGGGTCTAGCGACCGACGAGCATGTCGAGTCTTGGCGACAGGTAACCGAAGCGGTCCATGACGCCGGTATACCTATTCTCGCGCAACTGATGCACGCCGGCGCACAAACCCAAGGGAACCCTCACGTAGACGGGGAGCAAGCGATCGCACCGTCGTCGGTCCAGCCGAATGGGAAGAAAGCTGAATCGTTCGGTGGGAGCGGCGAGTTCCCTACGCCGAAAGCAGCCACGGTCGACGAGCTTACCGAAATCCGGGAATCATTCGTCAGTTCGGCAAAGAATGCCCGGAGCGCCGGATTCGACGGAGCCGAAGTACACGCCGCGAACGGCTACCTCCTCCACGAGTTCCTCTCGGCTGATTTCAACCAGCGTGACGACGAGTACGGTGGCACACCTGCGAACCGCGTGCGTTTTCCGCGTGAAGTGGTCGCCGCAGTCGAGGAGGCAACGCCCGATGATTTCGTCGTCGGCGTCCGTGTCTCACAGACGGCAGTCTCTGACGAGGAGTACCGGTGGCCGGAAGGCGAAGAAGCTGCAGCGGTGTTCTTCGAGCAATTCTCCGCAGCCGGCGTGGATTACATTCACGTCACCGAACCGGACGCTACCACTCCAGCGTTCGGCGACAAGGGACCAACGCTGGCCGAAGCTGCGGCCGAGTATTCAACTGACGACACAGTCATCATTGACAACGGCGGGCTCGGTACGCCTGACGCGGCACGGGAGAAGATTGAGGCCGGTGCCGACCTCGTGACACTGGCGACAAGTGCACTTGCCAACCCAGACTGGCCCAACCGTGTCGCCGATGGCGATGAGTTGACCGCGTTCGACCCCGCCGATTACCTTGTCCCGTCGGCAGAACTTTCTGATCACGAGGTCTCAAAAGACAGCGCTCCAGCGGACGACTAA
- a CDS encoding transposase, with the protein MSKIEDSRRSVFREIAQHSHVEWPIYESSPLYDQTSLAGLESDVQVVSQRWFRHNNHTSVEKFICSLPLAYFKFNAHNHYASSTRYEMATLFRVFVLKECYGWDHETALVEHLSCHPSLCDQLGFEAIPDQSTVWRSWNQRFTADLRDTVETAARTILIKAKNAGVDVPREPERKLRYHDDGSDDSEPDDKTVLEQAEKLSDHVSRVVFPAFSLNRGEGCEIHENAYWGLQTYLGLREGLAANEGARSFTYESTWEQTPLGHAHREHIRDLSIEQIREMYRQSIRRLLGEVAETEEFFRAGIVAIDITEADPFTGDRTGHEDEIIGTKEQTDEYAYQWATVQLVGNTVPIVLDARPVRKGETRLEIVEDLLDSAEDLVHVDNVLMDREFDSQHVLEMISQRGLSYVVPKRMQTSEKAQAKRLLQRDQDRYETDRKLHLGKNEWHETTLIYRRKENSEHDDHRQYSVFMTNRGSGHLTEYGYRWEIESGYKSIKRFMAATTSKDFGLRFFYFAFACLLYSIWRAVDLLVQAELTGEYEHSPVITADNTLTLLKKETGIG; encoded by the coding sequence ATGTCAAAAATTGAAGACTCACGGCGGTCTGTTTTTCGAGAAATCGCACAGCACTCACACGTAGAGTGGCCAATTTACGAGTCGAGTCCGCTGTATGATCAAACGTCGCTTGCAGGACTGGAATCGGACGTTCAGGTTGTCTCGCAAAGATGGTTCAGACACAATAACCACACTTCGGTTGAGAAGTTCATCTGCTCACTTCCGTTGGCGTATTTCAAATTCAACGCCCACAATCACTACGCCTCCTCGACCCGTTACGAGATGGCCACCCTCTTTCGGGTGTTCGTGCTGAAAGAATGCTATGGATGGGATCACGAAACAGCGCTCGTTGAACACCTCAGCTGTCATCCTTCGCTCTGCGATCAACTAGGGTTCGAGGCGATTCCGGACCAGTCGACAGTATGGCGGAGTTGGAACCAGCGGTTTACAGCTGACCTCCGTGATACTGTTGAGACAGCGGCTCGCACGATTCTTATCAAAGCCAAGAACGCGGGTGTCGACGTTCCGCGTGAACCGGAGCGAAAGCTTCGATATCACGACGACGGCTCAGACGACTCAGAACCAGACGATAAGACAGTTCTAGAACAGGCGGAGAAGCTCAGTGACCACGTCAGCCGCGTCGTCTTCCCCGCGTTCTCACTGAATCGCGGCGAGGGCTGTGAGATACATGAGAACGCGTACTGGGGCCTACAGACGTATCTCGGTCTACGGGAGGGCTTAGCCGCTAATGAAGGCGCTCGCAGCTTCACCTACGAATCGACCTGGGAACAGACACCGTTAGGCCATGCTCATCGCGAGCATATTCGAGACCTCTCCATCGAGCAGATCCGAGAAATGTATCGACAGTCTATCCGTCGACTGCTAGGCGAGGTCGCAGAGACAGAGGAGTTCTTCCGCGCCGGTATCGTCGCCATCGACATCACCGAAGCCGATCCGTTCACGGGCGACCGAACCGGCCACGAAGACGAGATTATCGGTACGAAAGAGCAGACCGACGAGTACGCCTATCAGTGGGCAACGGTCCAGTTGGTCGGGAACACCGTCCCAATCGTGCTGGACGCGCGACCCGTCCGAAAGGGGGAGACACGACTGGAAATCGTCGAAGACTTGCTCGATTCGGCTGAGGACCTCGTTCACGTCGATAACGTGCTGATGGACCGGGAGTTCGATAGCCAGCACGTCTTGGAGATGATCAGTCAACGCGGGCTCTCCTACGTCGTTCCGAAGCGGATGCAGACCAGCGAAAAGGCTCAGGCTAAGCGGTTGCTCCAGCGCGACCAGGATCGGTATGAAACCGACCGCAAGCTCCATCTGGGCAAAAACGAATGGCACGAGACGACGCTGATCTACCGTCGGAAAGAGAACTCCGAACACGACGATCACCGGCAGTACTCGGTGTTCATGACGAATAGAGGGAGTGGACATCTCACTGAGTACGGCTATCGGTGGGAAATCGAAAGCGGCTACAAGTCGATCAAACGGTTCATGGCTGCCACCACGTCGAAGGATTTCGGGCTTCGCTTCTTCTACTTCGCGTTTGCGTGTCTGCTGTACTCAATCTGGCGGGCTGTCGATCTCCTCGTCCAAGCCGAGTTGACTGGCGAGTATGAGCACTCACCGGTGATTACAGCGGACAACACGCTGACGCTGCTGAAGAAGGAAACTGGGATCGGGTAG
- a CDS encoding site-specific integrase → MSARRDAETPIARTFQTFLTDKGKGEGGSDGAYRRDAERELDRFRRWCRGETPDPANASPPDSWGGIVRGESRNVQFTDLDSTVFGDYARYLVVSGFSNGTVLTYYAYVASWCGWADAQGYIPRHYARESDAEDPLPEGAGRRPGDQQAWSPAQRDDLTRYVDERASAAIDALGAVEVPAEERGDPQSEAVREKASARFRAYKRCRERALAYVLCYTGLRASEFLNAPDDDRPGRNGVRWADVSFSDNNVTVYRKKQQWDEASLPDPVLGPLERYGRLLDVPEDWPVFTTLHRPTLARHVTAGLEARGLSESEIERQRDGRPDLLVAAEFDLNAPPALKPNGARRVLERLCADAGIAVDDERHSYLAPHGGRRGMGEVMVREFGYAAAARYLDNSEEQVRQAYQHIEAAERADMATEALSKTDGRVRDGPSE, encoded by the coding sequence ATGAGTGCCCGCCGCGACGCCGAGACGCCGATCGCCCGGACCTTCCAGACGTTCCTCACCGACAAGGGCAAAGGTGAGGGCGGCAGCGACGGCGCCTACCGGCGAGACGCCGAACGCGAACTGGATCGGTTCCGTCGCTGGTGTCGCGGCGAGACTCCCGACCCGGCAAACGCCTCCCCACCCGACTCGTGGGGTGGGATCGTCCGTGGCGAGAGCCGGAACGTTCAGTTTACTGACCTCGACTCGACCGTTTTCGGCGACTACGCCCGCTACCTCGTCGTCTCGGGGTTCTCGAACGGCACCGTGCTGACCTACTACGCCTACGTCGCCTCGTGGTGCGGGTGGGCCGACGCACAGGGGTACATTCCCCGCCACTACGCCCGGGAGTCGGACGCCGAAGACCCCCTTCCGGAGGGCGCGGGCCGCCGACCCGGCGACCAACAGGCGTGGTCGCCCGCACAGCGCGACGACCTCACGCGCTATGTCGACGAGCGGGCGTCGGCGGCCATCGACGCCCTCGGCGCCGTCGAGGTTCCCGCCGAGGAACGGGGCGACCCCCAAAGCGAGGCCGTTCGGGAGAAGGCGTCGGCCCGCTTTCGTGCGTACAAGCGCTGCCGCGAGCGGGCGCTCGCGTACGTCCTCTGTTACACCGGCCTCCGGGCGTCGGAGTTCCTGAACGCGCCCGACGACGATCGACCCGGTCGGAACGGGGTACGCTGGGCGGACGTCTCCTTTTCGGACAACAACGTCACCGTCTACCGGAAGAAACAGCAGTGGGACGAAGCGTCGCTGCCCGATCCCGTTCTCGGGCCGTTGGAACGATACGGCCGCCTGCTGGACGTTCCAGAGGACTGGCCGGTGTTCACCACGCTCCATCGACCGACACTCGCCCGCCACGTCACCGCCGGGCTGGAAGCCCGAGGGCTCTCGGAGTCGGAGATCGAGCGCCAGCGCGATGGACGGCCGGACCTATTGGTCGCCGCCGAGTTCGACCTCAACGCGCCGCCGGCGCTGAAGCCCAACGGCGCGCGGCGGGTGCTGGAGCGACTCTGTGCGGACGCCGGGATCGCCGTCGACGACGAGCGCCACAGCTACCTCGCGCCCCACGGCGGGCGCCGCGGCATGGGTGAGGTGATGGTCCGGGAGTTCGGCTACGCCGCCGCCGCCCGCTATCTGGACAACTCCGAGGAACAGGTCCGCCAGGCCTACCAGCACATCGAGGCCGCCGAGCGCGCGGACATGGCGACCGAGGCGCTCTCGAAAACCGACGGGCGAGTGCGTGATGGGCCGAGCGAGTGA
- a CDS encoding AbrB/MazE/SpoVT family DNA-binding domain-containing protein yields MGRASERVGAESKVSGNQANIPARIRRELDIDDGDHLRWHVEDGTIRVKVVRQQTGTFAGFDGYDGAEETDVTEDHDAWGVDIE; encoded by the coding sequence ATGGGCCGAGCGAGTGAGCGAGTCGGCGCCGAAAGCAAGGTCTCGGGGAACCAAGCGAACATCCCCGCCCGGATCCGGCGGGAACTCGACATCGACGACGGTGACCACCTACGGTGGCACGTGGAAGACGGGACGATCCGCGTCAAGGTCGTCCGACAGCAAACGGGGACGTTCGCCGGCTTCGACGGCTACGATGGGGCGGAAGAAACCGACGTGACCGAAGACCACGACGCGTGGGGCGTCGACATCGAGTAG
- a CDS encoding PIN domain-containing protein, with the protein MIVVDTSAFVSLAVGGALKETLAAFDVVTTLSVFDELEATAEYDDRHGNGAAAVLAAEDAITVVDHDGAEFETSRIDAGEASCAAAVQELDAAFLITDDYRALPELERLLDTDVALSPIVLRALVTRGALSEAEAEGAFDAIADGRDWLGGPIHRYARRLFD; encoded by the coding sequence ATGATCGTCGTCGACACGAGCGCGTTCGTCTCCCTCGCCGTCGGTGGCGCCCTCAAGGAGACGCTGGCGGCGTTCGACGTGGTGACGACACTATCGGTGTTCGACGAGCTCGAAGCGACTGCCGAGTACGACGACCGGCACGGAAACGGGGCAGCAGCTGTGCTCGCCGCTGAAGACGCAATCACCGTCGTCGACCACGACGGTGCAGAGTTCGAGACGAGCCGCATCGACGCCGGCGAGGCCAGCTGTGCGGCGGCGGTGCAGGAACTCGATGCAGCGTTCCTGATCACAGACGACTACCGCGCGCTCCCCGAACTGGAGCGCCTGCTCGACACCGACGTTGCGCTCTCGCCGATCGTCCTTCGCGCGCTGGTCACGCGTGGCGCCCTTTCGGAAGCCGAGGCAGAGGGGGCCTTCGACGCCATCGCCGACGGCCGGGACTGGCTCGGCGGGCCGATCCACCGGTACGCTCGCCGGCTGTTCGACTGA